From a region of the Besnoitia besnoiti strain Bb-Ger1 chromosome I, whole genome shotgun sequence genome:
- a CDS encoding hypothetical protein (encoded by transcript BESB_001590) has product MLGAEVKEASSAWGRARDERVPTGTAYNDARNCAVRGPAVARYSAPHTPPSSMPRSRGVSRTSGEADDSDSRSTFGEKEAPRLPAGRASAAASHRLSFVEDRERRYSRKASSEGMQAANYSSERHADAPHITDLHPRSASHLPKRGNVGGTMETAPAFPAPGEASTAPSQGADRNGAARRLQMQRGRDPLALISGSAGGPSRAGREGVGGISGRTESLEDSEFWGVGGASLPAALQQVAGTDSPRTSSSCEASKGGLAWRASSEKAPRWAPVVGVCLFGLTCVAGATYGSLSCYLASYLRQIGLQDVGFQEILVLLSVQGALQALAAPLSLKLISFLSLPLSALLSGWLLSGSLLLSAFLLTPSTLVGHPLLFCCTYAVGGGIGAGLMHGLPLRGQLSPVLGVGGRRMGSCAAGLFFVLRCVSTAVLPLLHSIFLNPDDLSPATLSAVHPLETPAGYARPNSQSERPASQTILGERSWRLGERFYLQEEILARVPLMLMGTGLAFALLQLLTSVLMRESKHDWETSCLRGEFIGCEVVVEEQSSLVTAGAMWTFYGGTSAEAGSPRAPAGSFHKSHAQAIRQGSSVPTGNPLDAGRFLDRSSRLPGRIDQAVLKYTLIAAITALHGMASWRFVGQEDFQISDHDVSYINAGSIGLLLCFSFYLAPFFALEDACPSAPQSVHIGAGRTLAAGGGVGSLSGDGLNFWQFINGHNRFAANALFLGWLSGVRILDACTTWLLFPFAQNVLGLPPSQLLIMLCTSKAAGAGVLAWLASSSGFYAHSGIGGLCLVAGGSLVLAGLVAAALHVSHPNAPKTGRTSTP; this is encoded by the exons ATGCTCGGGGCAGAGGTCAAGGaagcctccagcgcctgggGGCGTGCTCGCGATGAGCGCGTCCCGACGGGCACGGCATACAACGATGCACGCAACTGCGCGGTCAGAGGCCCTGCTGTTGCCCGCTACAGCGCACCCCATACCCCCCCTTCCTCGATGCCAAGAtcccgcggcgtctcgcggacTTCTGGAGAGGCTGACGACAGCGACTCCCGGTCTACCTTTGGGGAGAAAGAGGCGCCTAGACTTCCGGCtggacgcgcctccgcggcggcgtctcacCGCCTCTCGTTTGTGGAAGACCGCGAACGAAGATACTCGCGCAAGGCTTCGAGCGAAGGGATGCAGGCTGCAAATTACAGCTCAGAGCGGCatgcggacgcgccgcaTATCACTGACCTCCACCCACGTTCTGCGAGCCACCTCCCAAAAAGGGGAAACGTCGGCGGCACAATGGAGACAGCTCCGGCTTTCCCTGCGCCTGGCGAGGCGTCCACAGCGCCGTCCCAGGGGGCTGACAGaaacggcgccgcgaggcgcctccaaatgcagcgcgggcgcgacccTTTGGCGTTGATATCggggagcgccggcggccctTCTCGCGCCGGACGAgagggcgtcggcggcaTTTCGGGGAGAACAGAGTCTTTGGAGGACTCGGAATTCTGGGGCGTGGGGGGCGCGAGCTTGCCTGCCGCCCTCCAGCAGGTCGCCGGAACCGACAGCCCGCGGACATCGTCGAGCTGCGAAGCGTCAAAAGGCGGCCTGGCGTGGCGAGCTTcaagcgagaaggcgccccGGTGGGCGCCAGTCGTGGGTGTGTGTCTGTTTGGGCTGACCTGCGTGGCTGGGGCGACCTACGGCAGCCTGTCATGCTACTTGGCGTCTTACTTGCGGCAAATCGGTCTGCAGGATGTGGGGTTCCAAGAGATTCTggttcttctctctgttcaGGGGGCGCTTCAAG CGCTGGCAGCTCCGCTCTCACTCAAGCTgatctccttcctctctctgcctctctctgctctcctctctgggTGGCTGCTCTCCGGCTCCCTCCTGCTTTCCGCTTTCCTGCTGACACCAAGCACCCTCGTGGGCCACCCCCTCCTGTTCTGTTGCACATACGCCGTTGGAGGCGGCATCGGCGCCGGACTTATGCATGGATTGCCGCTCAGAGGCCAACTCTCGCCTGTGTTAGGCGTCGGAGGACGCAGGATGggaagctgcgcagccg gtctcttcttcgtcctccgctgcgtgTCAACTGCCGTCCTGCCTCTCCTGCATTCAATCTTTCTCAATCCCGACGACTTGAGCCCCGCGACCCTGTCAGCGGTGCACCCTCTGGAGACCCCGGCGGGCTATGCGAGGCCAAACTCGCAATCGGAGAGGCCCGCTTCCCAAACCATACTAGGCGAGAGATCCTGGCGACTCGGGGAGCGATTTTACCTCCAAGAAGAGATTCTGGCGCGGGTTCCCCTCATGCTTATGGGCACAGGTCTAGCCTTCGCCCTTCTGCAACTCCTGACGTCCGTTCTCATGAGAGAGAGCAAACACGATTGGGAAACCTCATGTCTCCGTGGAGAGTTCATAGGGTGCGAG GTTGTCGTGGAAGAGCAGTCCTCTCTGGTTACTGCCGGGGCGATGTGGACCTTCTACGGAGGGAccagcgcggaggcaggaagTCCGCGCGCTCCTGCTGGATCTTTCCACAAGTCGCATGCGCAAGCAATAAGGCAAGGCAGCTCAGTTCCTACGGGAAACCCGCTGGACGCGGGGCGATTTCTCGACCGGTCCTCGCGACTGCCAGGTCGCATCGACCAGGCTGTCCTCAAGTACACCCTGATTGCGGCGATAACTGCCCTACACGGAATG GCTTCCTGGCGGTTCGTGGGGCAGGAAGACTTTCAAATATCTGACCACGATGTCTCATACATAAATGCAGGCTCAATAGGactccttctctgcttctccttctACCTCGCTCCATTTTTCGCTTTAGAGGACGCGtgcccttctgcgcctcagTCGGTGCACATAG GGGCCGGCAGGACTCTGGCCGCTGGCGGAGGGGTTGGGTCACTCTCCGGGGACGGGTTGAATTTTTGGCAGTTTATCAACGGGCACAATCGCTTCGCGGCGAACGCATTGTTTCTGGGCTGGCTCTCCGGTGTGCGGATCCTGGATGCTTG CACGACATGGCTGCTATTCCCTTTTGCGCAAAACGTGCTCGGACTGCCTCCATCACAGCTTTTGATAATGCTTTGCACCTCcaaggcagcaggcgcagga GTTCTCGCCTGGCTGGCTTCTTCGTCAGGCTTCTACGCACACAGCGGCATCGGCGGTCTTTGCCTTGTGGCAGGTGGCTCGCTGGTCCTCGCCGGGTTGGTAGCAGCTGCCTTGCATGTCTCTCATCCGAATGCTCCGAAGACCGGCAGGACTTCTACCCCCTGA